One Patescibacteria group bacterium genomic window, ACCATCATAGCGGGCCTCCAATTTTTCCATCACTTTATCTCCTAAATAACGAACCCGCTCCCCATCTTTTTCGCCAATGGCCCTAAAAGCCTTTTCCATGGCGTTGATAATTTTTAAAGGATTGAATTTAACAATCCGGCCGTTTCTTTTTTTGATTTGTTTGATGGTTGTTTTGGTCATTTTTTAAGTTAATTTATCAATCATTTGTTCAAAGTCCGAGAGGTCGTCAAAATCCAGATAAACGCTGGCGTATCTTAAATAGGCAACCTTATCAATCTTTTTCAATTTTCGTAAAGCTAAGTTTCCAATCGTTTTTGAGGAAATCTCGGTTGTTGCCTTGCCCAATAATTCTTTTTCAATCTCCTCAACCAGGCTCTCAATTAAATCCATACTCACCGGTCTTTTCTGACAAGCCTTAATAACTCCTTCCCGCAATTTTTCTCTGGAAAATGGTTCTCTCCGGCCGTCCTTTTTGGTGACTAATAAAGGTGTCGTCTCGACTCTTTCGTAAGTCGTAAATCTTTTCTTGCACTTAATGCACTCTCGTCTTCTTCTGGTCGTCGTAAAGTCTTCACTGTCTCGGGTTTCGACGACTTCGGTTTCCTGACTGTCACAATAAGGACATTTCATCTTTTTCTTTGTGAAATAATAAGCACTAGATATAGTGCCAAGAAGAATAGTAGGACACTAATCGTAGCCTGTCAACTAGGAATGAAGATATCAAAATAGATCAGTTTAAAAACCAGCCTTAAAAAGATCAATAACTGACGAAAAGCAAAAGGAGAAAAAATGACCGAATAAACTTTTTATTCGAAATCTTAAGAAGAATAAGCGTTTCGTTCCTAATGACCAACGACTGATGACCAATAATTAATTACTCGTATCTATATCTCTCTTTATCCTGCCAGCCAGCCGCCGTCAACATAGAAGGTCGCGCCAGTACAATAATCAGCCTCATCAGAAGCCAAAAAAACCGCCATCGCCGCAATATCTTCCGGCTTGCCCATTCGACCTTTCGGGATTCTTAGAAGCATTCCCTGTTTAGCTTTCTCATCCATCGTAATTGTTTTCGTCATGTCGGTTTCAATTACGCCCGGAGCAATGGCGTTGACGTTAATCTTTTGCGGGCTTAATTCCAAAGCCATGGCTTCGGTCATGGCGATAATGCCTCCTTTGGTCGCACAATAGTGAGCCAGGTTAGGAAAACCGGTGCCGATTTGTCCCGAAGCAATGGAGGCGATATTAATAATCCTTCCACCTTTTCCTTGTTTAACCATTTGTTTGGCGGCGGCTTGAGCGACTAAAAACTGGCCTTTTAAATTAACGGCGATCATTTTATCCCAGGTCTCTTCCGTCATTTCCAAAAAAGGCGCGTAAGATAAAATGCCGGCATTATTGACCAAAATATCAATTTTAGAAAACTGCTTAGTCACTTCGTCAACCATAAACTCCACTTCTTTTTTCTGGGAAACATCAGCCCGAATCGTTATGGCTTGACGACCCATCTTCTTAATTTCCTGGATAACCTGTTCGGCTTCATTCTCACTCGCCGCATAGTTAACCGCTACA contains:
- a CDS encoding 3-oxoacyl-ACP reductase FabG — encoded protein: MFDLSGKKVLVTGGSRGIGRGICLAMAKVGADVAVNYAASENEAEQVIQEIKKMGRQAITIRADVSQKKEVEFMVDEVTKQFSKIDILVNNAGILSYAPFLEMTEETWDKMIAVNLKGQFLVAQAAAKQMVKQGKGGRIINIASIASGQIGTGFPNLAHYCATKGGIIAMTEAMALELSPQKINVNAIAPGVIETDMTKTITMDEKAKQGMLLRIPKGRMGKPEDIAAMAVFLASDEADYCTGATFYVDGGWLAG
- the nrdR gene encoding transcriptional regulator NrdR; translated protein: MKCPYCDSQETEVVETRDSEDFTTTRRRRECIKCKKRFTTYERVETTPLLVTKKDGRREPFSREKLREGVIKACQKRPVSMDLIESLVEEIEKELLGKATTEISSKTIGNLALRKLKKIDKVAYLRYASVYLDFDDLSDFEQMIDKLT